A genomic stretch from Chryseobacterium sp. SNU WT5 includes:
- the rplD gene encoding 50S ribosomal protein L4 — translation MELVVFNTSGKETGRKVTLDEAIFGIEPNQHAVYLEVKQYLAAQRQGTHSSKGRSEIAGSTKKLKKQKGSGSARYGDIKNPVFRGGGRMFGPKPRDYRFKLNKALKRLAKKSVLSQKMRDNSIKVLESFNFDAPKTKEFITLNNALGFEGKKSLYILPEANKNVYLSSRNLAKTKVLTYNEISSYDLVHAGEIIFLEGALEKFQENLRK, via the coding sequence ATGGAACTAGTAGTATTTAATACATCAGGAAAAGAAACCGGAAGAAAAGTAACTCTAGATGAAGCGATCTTCGGAATAGAGCCAAATCAGCATGCGGTTTACTTAGAAGTGAAACAATATCTTGCCGCTCAGCGCCAAGGGACTCACTCATCAAAAGGAAGAAGCGAAATTGCAGGATCAACTAAAAAGTTGAAAAAGCAAAAAGGTTCAGGTTCTGCAAGATATGGAGATATCAAAAATCCAGTCTTCAGAGGAGGAGGTAGAATGTTTGGTCCAAAACCAAGAGACTACAGATTCAAATTGAACAAAGCTTTGAAAAGATTAGCTAAAAAATCAGTTCTTTCACAAAAAATGAGAGATAATTCAATTAAAGTTTTAGAGTCATTCAATTTTGATGCTCCAAAAACTAAAGAATTTATCACTTTGAACAATGCGTTAGGATTTGAAGGAAAGAAATCTCTTTATATTTTACCAGAAGCGAACAAAAACGTTTACTTGTCTTCAAGAAACTTGGCTAAAACCAAAGTTTTGACCTATAACGAAATTAGTTCTTACGACTTGGTACACGCTGGAGAGATTATATTCTTAGAAGGTGCATTAGAAAAATTTCAAGAAAATTTAAGAAAATAA
- the rpsC gene encoding 30S ribosomal protein S3 yields MGQKTNPIGNRLGIIRGWDSNWYGGKDYGDRIAEDYKIRRYLEARLSKGGISKIYIERTLKLVTITITTARPGLIIGKGGQEVDKLKEELKKLTDKDIQINIFEIKRPELDAVLVADSIAKQIENRISYRRAVKMAIQSTMRMGAEGIKVQISGRLNGAEMARSESFKEGRIPLSTFRADIDYHIGEALTQYGKLGVKVWIMKGEVYGKVDLSPLVGQQKKGGPAGRGDRNDRNDRRERDDRRPRDRK; encoded by the coding sequence ATGGGACAGAAGACAAATCCAATTGGTAACAGATTAGGTATCATCAGAGGATGGGATTCAAACTGGTATGGTGGTAAAGATTATGGAGACAGAATTGCAGAAGACTACAAGATCAGAAGATACCTTGAGGCTAGATTATCCAAAGGTGGAATTTCAAAAATCTACATCGAGAGAACATTGAAATTAGTCACTATAACAATTACTACTGCTAGACCGGGATTAATCATCGGTAAAGGAGGTCAGGAAGTTGATAAATTAAAAGAAGAATTAAAAAAATTGACGGATAAAGATATCCAGATCAATATCTTCGAAATCAAAAGACCTGAGCTTGACGCAGTTTTAGTTGCAGACAGTATTGCAAAACAAATTGAAAATAGAATTTCTTATAGAAGAGCTGTGAAAATGGCAATTCAAAGCACCATGAGAATGGGAGCTGAAGGAATCAAAGTTCAAATCTCTGGTAGATTGAACGGAGCTGAGATGGCAAGAAGCGAATCTTTTAAAGAAGGTAGAATCCCATTGTCAACTTTTAGAGCAGATATCGATTACCATATCGGTGAAGCACTTACTCAGTACGGAAAATTAGGAGTGAAAGTTTGGATTATGAAAGGAGAAGTTTACGGTAAAGTAGACCTTAGCCCACTAGTAGGACAACAGAAAAAAGGAGGTCCTGCAGGTAGAGGAGATCGTAATGATCGTAATGACAGAAGAGAGAGAGACGACCGTAGACCAAGAGATAGAAAATAA
- the rplB gene encoding 50S ribosomal protein L2 has protein sequence MSVRKLKPITPGQRFRVVNNFDEITTNKPEKSLTVGISKSGGRNNTGKMTMRYTGGGHKQKYRIIDFKRNKFDVEATVKTVEYDPNRTAFIALLEYADGEKRYIIAPAGIKVDQKVISSEAAEPNVGNAMKLKNIPLGTVISCIELKPGQGAIMARSAGSSAQLTSRDKKYVIIKLPSGESRMVLGECMAMIGSISNHDHMLTVSGKAGRSRWLGRRPRTRPVVMNPVDHPMGGGEGKSSGGHPRSRNGMPAKGFKTRKKNKASNRHIISKRK, from the coding sequence ATGTCTGTTAGAAAATTAAAACCTATCACCCCGGGACAGAGATTCAGAGTTGTAAATAACTTTGATGAAATTACTACCAACAAACCAGAGAAATCTCTAACCGTTGGTATTAGTAAGTCAGGTGGTCGTAACAATACTGGTAAAATGACCATGCGTTACACCGGAGGTGGACACAAACAAAAATACAGAATTATCGACTTCAAAAGAAACAAGTTTGATGTTGAAGCTACGGTAAAAACTGTTGAGTATGATCCAAACAGAACCGCTTTCATCGCTTTATTAGAATATGCAGATGGAGAGAAGAGATATATCATCGCTCCAGCCGGTATCAAAGTAGACCAGAAAGTAATCTCCTCAGAAGCAGCAGAACCAAATGTTGGTAATGCAATGAAGTTGAAAAACATTCCTTTAGGAACTGTTATTTCTTGTATCGAATTGAAGCCTGGTCAAGGTGCAATTATGGCAAGAAGTGCAGGTTCATCGGCACAGTTAACTTCTAGAGATAAGAAATATGTAATCATTAAATTACCCTCAGGAGAATCTAGAATGGTTCTTGGTGAATGTATGGCAATGATCGGATCAATATCTAACCACGATCACATGCTTACCGTTTCAGGTAAAGCAGGTAGAAGCAGATGGTTGGGTAGAAGACCTAGAACAAGACCAGTTGTAATGAACCCGGTTGATCACCCAATGGGAGGTGGTGAAGGTAAATCTTCTGGAGGTCACCCAAGATCAAGAAATGGTATGCCTGCAAAAGGTTTCAAAACTAGAAAGAAAAACAAAGCGTCTAACCGTCATATCATATCTAAACGAAAATAA
- a CDS encoding DUF1294 domain-containing protein: protein MNEFSIAFLTTINIGSFIYFGLDKRKAVKHQHLIPETSLLIMTFFGGTIGSILGMLIFKHKTNKKSFIFKMLTVIVIQILIIYLFYNYYQ from the coding sequence ATGAATGAATTCTCCATCGCTTTTCTTACCACTATTAATATCGGCAGTTTCATCTATTTCGGCCTTGACAAACGCAAAGCCGTAAAACACCAACATCTAATTCCCGAAACATCATTATTGATCATGACGTTCTTCGGCGGAACAATCGGCTCCATTTTAGGGATGCTGATCTTTAAGCATAAGACCAACAAGAAAAGTTTCATCTTCAAAATGTTGACGGTGATCGTGATTCAGATTTTAATAATATATTTGTTTTACAATTACTACCAATGA
- the rpsJ gene encoding 30S ribosomal protein S10: protein MSQRIRIKLKSYDYNLVDKSAEKIVKTVKATGAVVNGPIPLPTNKRIFTVLRSPHVNKKAREQFQLSAHKRLMDIYSSSSKTVDALMKLELPSGVDVEIKV, encoded by the coding sequence ATGTCACAAAGAATCAGAATAAAATTAAAATCTTACGATTACAATTTGGTAGACAAATCTGCTGAGAAAATCGTAAAAACGGTAAAAGCTACCGGTGCTGTTGTAAACGGTCCGATTCCTTTGCCAACGAATAAGAGAATCTTCACCGTGTTGAGATCTCCTCACGTAAACAAAAAAGCAAGAGAACAGTTCCAACTATCTGCACACAAAAGATTGATGGACATCTATTCTTCTTCTTCTAAAACTGTAGATGCCCTAATGAAATTAGAGTTACCTTCAGGAGTTGACGTAGAAATTAAAGTGTGA
- the rplC gene encoding 50S ribosomal protein L3 has product MSGIIGKKIGMTSLFDENGKNMPCTVIQAGPCSVLQVRTVEKDGYKAAQLGFDDKSEKNVGKALAGHFKKAGSTPKAKLVEFYHEFVEKLSVGDEVKVNLFAEGEYVDVTGTSKGKGFQGVVKRHNFAGVMQATHGQHNRLRAPGSIGAGSDPSRVFKGMRMAGRMGGKQVTVQNLQVLKVDDEQNLLVVKGAVPGAKNSYVIIRKWN; this is encoded by the coding sequence ATGTCAGGTATTATTGGTAAAAAGATCGGGATGACTTCTTTGTTTGACGAAAATGGCAAAAACATGCCGTGTACCGTTATTCAAGCAGGTCCTTGCTCGGTTTTACAGGTCAGAACCGTTGAAAAGGATGGGTACAAAGCTGCTCAACTTGGTTTCGATGACAAGAGTGAAAAGAACGTTGGTAAAGCGTTAGCCGGCCACTTTAAAAAGGCGGGTTCAACTCCAAAAGCTAAACTTGTAGAATTCTATCATGAATTCGTTGAGAAGTTAAGCGTTGGAGATGAAGTGAAAGTAAACTTATTTGCTGAAGGTGAGTATGTTGATGTAACTGGAACTTCAAAAGGTAAAGGTTTCCAAGGGGTTGTGAAAAGACACAACTTTGCGGGGGTAATGCAGGCAACTCATGGGCAGCACAACAGATTAAGAGCTCCAGGTTCTATCGGTGCAGGTTCAGATCCTTCCAGAGTATTCAAAGGAATGCGTATGGCAGGAAGAATGGGTGGTAAACAAGTTACCGTACAAAACCTACAAGTGTTAAAAGTAGATGACGAACAAAATCTTTTAGTAGTAAAAGGTGCTGTTCCGGGAGCAAAAAATTCTTATGTAATTATCAGAAAATGGAACTAG
- the rplP gene encoding 50S ribosomal protein L16 codes for MLQPRRTKFRKVHKMKMKGIAQRGSQLAYGTFGIKANEGAWITARQIEAARIAATRYMKREGQLWIKIFPDKPITKKPAEVRMGKGKGAVEYWVSVVKPGKIMFEVGGVPYEVAKEALRLAAQKLPVTTRFVVANDFVQPQ; via the coding sequence ATGTTACAACCAAGAAGAACCAAATTCCGTAAAGTTCACAAGATGAAAATGAAGGGGATTGCCCAAAGAGGTAGTCAACTTGCTTACGGAACTTTCGGGATCAAAGCCAACGAAGGTGCTTGGATCACTGCAAGACAAATAGAAGCTGCGCGTATTGCTGCAACTAGATATATGAAAAGAGAAGGTCAGTTATGGATCAAAATCTTTCCAGATAAGCCTATTACTAAAAAACCAGCCGAAGTAAGGATGGGGAAAGGTAAAGGTGCTGTGGAATATTGGGTATCTGTTGTGAAACCTGGTAAAATAATGTTCGAAGTAGGAGGTGTTCCTTATGAAGTAGCAAAAGAAGCATTGCGTCTTGCTGCTCAGAAGCTTCCTGTAACTACAAGATTTGTAGTGGCGAACGATTTTGTTCAACCTCAATAA
- the rplW gene encoding 50S ribosomal protein L23: protein MSVIIKPIISEKANYLTDLRGAYSFLVNPKANKIQVRKAIEELYGVKVAEVRTMIYGPKVSSKHTKKGLQVGKTNKLKKAVVTLSEGEVIDIFAN, encoded by the coding sequence ATGTCAGTTATAATTAAACCAATTATCTCAGAAAAAGCCAACTATCTAACTGATTTAAGAGGAGCTTATTCATTTTTAGTTAATCCTAAAGCGAATAAAATCCAAGTTAGAAAAGCAATAGAAGAGCTTTATGGTGTTAAAGTAGCGGAGGTTAGAACCATGATTTATGGACCTAAAGTTTCGTCGAAACACACTAAAAAAGGATTACAGGTTGGGAAAACCAACAAATTGAAAAAAGCAGTCGTTACCCTTTCAGAAGGGGAAGTGATTGATATTTTTGCAAATTAA
- the rpmC gene encoding 50S ribosomal protein L29 has translation MKKADIKNLSAGDLQNKLAEARADFNKMKLSHSVSPIENPIQIRDMRKTIARLETELTLKQQ, from the coding sequence ATGAAAAAAGCTGACATCAAAAATCTAAGCGCAGGAGATCTTCAAAACAAATTGGCAGAAGCTAGAGCAGATTTCAATAAAATGAAATTGTCTCATAGTGTAAGCCCTATTGAAAATCCTATTCAAATCAGAGACATGAGAAAAACAATCGCACGTCTGGAGACTGAATTAACACTAAAACAACAATAG
- a CDS encoding GLPGLI family protein — protein sequence MKYLILILVPFLLTAQTHRFIYEYQFKSDSLAKEFTKENMILDINPDEVKFYPYFFAENDSINKTTNNRNSSWDDALPVLKRNRNANKNTSYILLNDLFSLQTEDLINWKLSTETKKVGNYNLQKATTAFGGRNWIAWFNTEITLNEGPYKFRGLPGLIFEIADDKNKFNFTLVKSYQLKSTYDTTGFLESFAGQKAIPVTEKILLKKQMELFNDPLQDFKEDFKNNNGDTTFSVMGVKIKSLDQFKELTAMTQEEMRKENNPIELDKAIPYPK from the coding sequence ATGAAGTATCTAATCCTGATTCTGGTTCCTTTTCTGTTAACTGCACAAACCCACCGTTTCATCTATGAATATCAATTCAAAAGTGATTCGCTTGCAAAAGAGTTCACCAAAGAAAATATGATCCTCGATATCAATCCAGACGAAGTGAAATTCTATCCATACTTTTTTGCTGAAAACGATTCCATCAATAAAACGACTAATAATAGAAATTCAAGTTGGGATGATGCGCTTCCGGTTTTAAAAAGAAATCGAAATGCGAACAAGAATACTTCTTACATATTATTAAATGATCTTTTCAGTCTTCAGACCGAAGATTTGATCAATTGGAAATTATCCACTGAAACAAAAAAAGTCGGCAATTATAACCTTCAAAAAGCGACAACAGCTTTTGGAGGGAGAAATTGGATTGCTTGGTTCAATACCGAAATTACGTTAAATGAAGGTCCATACAAGTTCCGTGGTTTACCAGGTTTAATTTTTGAGATTGCCGATGATAAAAATAAATTTAATTTTACTCTCGTAAAAAGTTATCAGTTAAAATCGACTTACGATACTACAGGTTTCCTGGAGTCGTTTGCCGGTCAAAAAGCCATTCCAGTCACGGAGAAAATTTTATTAAAAAAGCAAATGGAATTATTTAACGATCCATTGCAGGATTTCAAAGAAGACTTTAAAAACAATAATGGAGACACCACTTTTTCAGTGATGGGCGTTAAAATAAAGAGTCTCGATCAGTTCAAAGAATTAACTGCAATGACCCAGGAAGAAATGCGCAAGGAAAACAACCCCATCGAACTTGATAAAGCCATTCCTTATCCGAAATAA
- the rplV gene encoding 50S ribosomal protein L22, whose translation MGSRKRESALARKIANQDVAKALHNDCPSSPRKMRLVADIIRGVQVDKALSILKYSKKEASNKLEKVLLSAMANWQLKNEGADIEEANLIVKEIMVDSARQLKRLRPAPQGRGHRIRKRSNHITLILGTKDNK comes from the coding sequence ATGGGATCAAGAAAAAGAGAAAGTGCACTAGCACGTAAAATAGCAAATCAAGATGTAGCCAAAGCGTTACATAATGACTGCCCTTCTTCTCCAAGAAAAATGAGATTAGTAGCTGATATCATTAGAGGAGTACAAGTAGATAAGGCGTTATCAATCCTTAAATATTCCAAAAAAGAGGCTTCAAACAAATTAGAGAAAGTACTTCTTTCTGCAATGGCTAACTGGCAGTTGAAGAATGAGGGTGCAGATATCGAAGAAGCTAACTTAATCGTAAAAGAAATTATGGTTGACAGTGCAAGACAATTGAAGAGACTAAGACCAGCACCACAAGGTAGAGGTCATAGAATCAGAAAAAGATCAAACCACATCACTTTAATTTTAGGAACTAAAGATAATAAATAA
- the rpsQ gene encoding 30S ribosomal protein S17, which produces MMDRNLRKERIGIVSSNKMEKTIVVSETTRVKHPMYGKFVLKTKKYTAHDENNECTEGDTVLITETRPLSKSKRWRLVRIIEKAK; this is translated from the coding sequence ATCATGGATAGAAATTTAAGAAAAGAAAGAATCGGAATTGTTTCTAGCAATAAAATGGAAAAAACCATTGTTGTAAGTGAAACTACGAGAGTAAAGCACCCAATGTACGGTAAGTTCGTTTTAAAAACGAAAAAATATACCGCTCATGACGAGAACAATGAGTGTACTGAAGGAGATACAGTATTAATTACTGAAACAAGACCTTTAAGTAAAAGTAAGAGATGGAGATTAGTAAGAATCATTGAAAAAGCTAAGTAA
- the rpsS gene encoding 30S ribosomal protein S19, which yields MSRSLKKGPFIHHTLDKKVQTNIESGKKTVIKTWSRASMISPDFVGQTIAVHNGKSFIPVYVTENMVGHKLGEFSPTRSFRGHGGNKNKGGR from the coding sequence ATGTCAAGATCACTTAAAAAAGGACCTTTCATTCATCACACTTTAGATAAGAAGGTTCAGACAAATATAGAGTCTGGTAAGAAGACAGTAATCAAAACTTGGTCTAGAGCATCAATGATCTCTCCAGACTTCGTAGGACAAACCATCGCAGTACACAACGGGAAATCTTTTATCCCGGTTTATGTAACTGAAAATATGGTAGGTCATAAGTTAGGCGAATTTTCTCCGACAAGATCTTTTAGAGGTCACGGCGGTAACAAAAATAAAGGAGGTAGATAA